Proteins co-encoded in one Corylus avellana chromosome ca9, CavTom2PMs-1.0 genomic window:
- the LOC132191338 gene encoding vacuolar-sorting receptor 1-like isoform X2, with protein sequence MGEKLGILLCVWFMLWGFCVGRFVVEKNSLRVTSPSLKGAYECAIGNFGVPQYGGTMGGIVVYPKTNQKACKSFDDISFKSKPGGLPTFLLVDRGDCYFTLKAWNAQNGGAAAILVADDRNEPLITMDTPEEEKADADYLQNITIPSALISKSVGDSIKKALASGEMVNINLDWTEALPHPDERVEYEFWTNSNDECGPKCDSQIDFVKNFKGAAQILEKKGYTQFTPHYITWYCPEAFILSKQCKSQCINHGRYCAPDPEQDFSRGYDGKDVVVQNLRQACFYKVANESGKPWLWWDYVTDFAIRCPMNEKKYTEECSNHVIQSLGVDLKEIEKCVGDPTADVDNPVLKAEQESQIGKGSRGDVTILPTLVINNRQYRGKLDKVAVLKAICAGFEETTEPAICLSEDIETNECLNNNGGCWQDKAANVTACKDTFRGRVCECPLVQGVKFVGDGYTYCEASGALHCGINNGGCWKKTQDGRTYSACVDDSKSCKCPPGFKGDGVHTCEDVDECKERRACQCPECSCKNTWGSYECSCSYGLLYMQEHDICISKANTAVSWSFVWIIILGLAAAGVGGYAVYKYRIRRYMDSEIRAIMAQYMPLDNQGEVPNHLPHGNV encoded by the exons ATGGGGGAAAAGCTAGGTATTTTGCTGTGTGTTTGGTTTATGCTATGGGGGTTTTGTGTGGGAAGGTTTGTGGTGGAGAAAAACAGCTTGAGAGTGACTTCACCGAGCTTGAAGGGTGCCTATGAATGTGCAATTGGAAATTTTGGGGTTCCTCAGTATGGAGGAACCATGGGTGGCATTGTGGTTTACCCCAAAACCAATCAAAAGGCATGCAAGAGCTTCGATGACATCTCCTTCAAGTCGAAGCCCGGAGGCCTACCCACCTTTCTCCTTGTTGATCGAGGAG ATTGTTACTTCACCTTGAAGGCATGGAACGCACAGAATGGCGGAGCAGCAGCTATTCTTGTTGCAGATGACAGGAATGAACCATTGATTACCATGGACACTCCCGAAGAAGAGAAGGCTGATGCTGATTATCTACAGAACATCACCATTCCTTCAGCCCTTATCAGCAAATCTGTTGGGGATAGCATTAAGAAAGCTCTAGCTAGTGGAGAGATGGTTAACATCAATCTTGATTGGACTGAGGCTCTCCCACATCCTGATGAGCGGGTTGAGTACGAGTTCTGGACTAATAGCAATGATGAATGCGGGCCTAAGTGTGACAGCCAGATTGACTTTGTAAAGAACTTTAAAGGAGCTGCTCAAATACTTGAGAAGAAAGGATATACTCAGTTCACCCCGCACTATATAACCTGGTATTGCCCCGAAGCTTTTATATTGAGCAAACAGTGCAAGTCTCAGTGCATCAATCATGGGAGGTACTGTGCTCCAGATCCTGAGCAGGATTTTAGTAGAGGGTATGATGGGAAGGATGTTGTGGTTCAAAATCTACGCCAAGCTTGCTTTTATAAGGTGGCGAATGAAAGTGGGAAGCCATGGCTTTGGTGGGACTATGTGACAGATTTTGCCATCCGTTGCCCAATGAACGAGAAGAAGTACACCGAAGAGTGCTCAAATCATGTTATTCAATCACTTG GTGTTGATCTCAAGGAGATAGAAAAATGTGTTGGAGATCCCACTGCAGACGTGGACAACCCTGTTCTTAAAGCTGAGCAGGAATCACAG ATTGGCAAGGGTTCCCGAGGAGATGTTACTATATTGCCAACTCTCGTTATAAATAACAGACAGTATAGAG GTAAGCTGGACAAAGTAGCAGTTCTCAAGGCCATCTGTGCAGGTTTTGAAGAGACCACAGAGCCTGCCATTTGTTTAAGTGAAG ATATAGAAACAAATGAGTGTTTGAACAACAATGGTGGCTGCTGGCAAGACAAGGCTGCTAACGTAACTGCATGCAAG GATACTTTTCGGGGAAGAGTATGTGAATGCCCTCTTGTGCAAGGTGTAAAGTTTGTTGGTGATGGTTATACTTACTGTGAAG CTTCCGGAGCTTTACATTGTGGAATCAATAATGGAGGTTGTTGGAAGAAAACCCAGGATGGCAGGACTTACTCTGCTTGTGTT GATGATTCAAAAAGTTGCAAGTGTCCACCAGGCTTCAAGGGTGATGGAGTTCACACCTGCGAAG ATGTTGATGAATGCAAAGAGAGGCGAGCCTGCCAGTGCCCTGAATGCAGCTGCAAGAATACGTGGGGTAGTTATGAGTGCAGCTGTAGTTATGGTTTATTGTACATGCAAGAACATGACATATGTATAA GTAAAGCTAATACAGCAGTCAGCTGGAGCTTTGTTTGGATCATCATTCTTGGCTTGGCTGCTGCCGGGGTCGGGGGCTATGCAGTTTACAAGTACAGAATCCGG AGATACATGGATTCTGAGATACGGGCAATCATGGCGCAGTACATGCCATTGGATAATCAGGGAGAGGTACCTAATCACCTTCCCCATGGGAATGTCTGA
- the LOC132191338 gene encoding vacuolar-sorting receptor 1-like isoform X1, protein MGEKLGILLCVWFMLWGFCVGRFVVEKNSLRVTSPSLKGAYECAIGNFGVPQYGGTMGGIVVYPKTNQKACKSFDDISFKSKPGGLPTFLLVDRGDCYFTLKAWNAQNGGAAAILVADDRNEPLITMDTPEEEKADADYLQNITIPSALISKSVGDSIKKALASGEMVNINLDWTEALPHPDERVEYEFWTNSNDECGPKCDSQIDFVKNFKGAAQILEKKGYTQFTPHYITWYCPEAFILSKQCKSQCINHGRYCAPDPEQDFSRGYDGKDVVVQNLRQACFYKVANESGKPWLWWDYVTDFAIRCPMNEKKYTEECSNHVIQSLGVDLKEIEKCVGDPTADVDNPVLKAEQESQIGKGSRGDVTILPTLVINNRQYRGKLDKVAVLKAICAGFEETTEPAICLSEDIETNECLNNNGGCWQDKAANVTACKDTFRGRVCECPLVQGVKFVGDGYTYCEASGALHCGINNGGCWKKTQDGRTYSACVDDSKSCKCPPGFKGDGVHTCEDVDECKERRACQCPECSCKNTWGSYECSCSYGLLYMQEHDICINSGKANTAVSWSFVWIIILGLAAAGVGGYAVYKYRIRRYMDSEIRAIMAQYMPLDNQGEVPNHLPHGNV, encoded by the exons ATGGGGGAAAAGCTAGGTATTTTGCTGTGTGTTTGGTTTATGCTATGGGGGTTTTGTGTGGGAAGGTTTGTGGTGGAGAAAAACAGCTTGAGAGTGACTTCACCGAGCTTGAAGGGTGCCTATGAATGTGCAATTGGAAATTTTGGGGTTCCTCAGTATGGAGGAACCATGGGTGGCATTGTGGTTTACCCCAAAACCAATCAAAAGGCATGCAAGAGCTTCGATGACATCTCCTTCAAGTCGAAGCCCGGAGGCCTACCCACCTTTCTCCTTGTTGATCGAGGAG ATTGTTACTTCACCTTGAAGGCATGGAACGCACAGAATGGCGGAGCAGCAGCTATTCTTGTTGCAGATGACAGGAATGAACCATTGATTACCATGGACACTCCCGAAGAAGAGAAGGCTGATGCTGATTATCTACAGAACATCACCATTCCTTCAGCCCTTATCAGCAAATCTGTTGGGGATAGCATTAAGAAAGCTCTAGCTAGTGGAGAGATGGTTAACATCAATCTTGATTGGACTGAGGCTCTCCCACATCCTGATGAGCGGGTTGAGTACGAGTTCTGGACTAATAGCAATGATGAATGCGGGCCTAAGTGTGACAGCCAGATTGACTTTGTAAAGAACTTTAAAGGAGCTGCTCAAATACTTGAGAAGAAAGGATATACTCAGTTCACCCCGCACTATATAACCTGGTATTGCCCCGAAGCTTTTATATTGAGCAAACAGTGCAAGTCTCAGTGCATCAATCATGGGAGGTACTGTGCTCCAGATCCTGAGCAGGATTTTAGTAGAGGGTATGATGGGAAGGATGTTGTGGTTCAAAATCTACGCCAAGCTTGCTTTTATAAGGTGGCGAATGAAAGTGGGAAGCCATGGCTTTGGTGGGACTATGTGACAGATTTTGCCATCCGTTGCCCAATGAACGAGAAGAAGTACACCGAAGAGTGCTCAAATCATGTTATTCAATCACTTG GTGTTGATCTCAAGGAGATAGAAAAATGTGTTGGAGATCCCACTGCAGACGTGGACAACCCTGTTCTTAAAGCTGAGCAGGAATCACAG ATTGGCAAGGGTTCCCGAGGAGATGTTACTATATTGCCAACTCTCGTTATAAATAACAGACAGTATAGAG GTAAGCTGGACAAAGTAGCAGTTCTCAAGGCCATCTGTGCAGGTTTTGAAGAGACCACAGAGCCTGCCATTTGTTTAAGTGAAG ATATAGAAACAAATGAGTGTTTGAACAACAATGGTGGCTGCTGGCAAGACAAGGCTGCTAACGTAACTGCATGCAAG GATACTTTTCGGGGAAGAGTATGTGAATGCCCTCTTGTGCAAGGTGTAAAGTTTGTTGGTGATGGTTATACTTACTGTGAAG CTTCCGGAGCTTTACATTGTGGAATCAATAATGGAGGTTGTTGGAAGAAAACCCAGGATGGCAGGACTTACTCTGCTTGTGTT GATGATTCAAAAAGTTGCAAGTGTCCACCAGGCTTCAAGGGTGATGGAGTTCACACCTGCGAAG ATGTTGATGAATGCAAAGAGAGGCGAGCCTGCCAGTGCCCTGAATGCAGCTGCAAGAATACGTGGGGTAGTTATGAGTGCAGCTGTAGTTATGGTTTATTGTACATGCAAGAACATGACATATGTATAA ATTCAGGTAAAGCTAATACAGCAGTCAGCTGGAGCTTTGTTTGGATCATCATTCTTGGCTTGGCTGCTGCCGGGGTCGGGGGCTATGCAGTTTACAAGTACAGAATCCGG AGATACATGGATTCTGAGATACGGGCAATCATGGCGCAGTACATGCCATTGGATAATCAGGGAGAGGTACCTAATCACCTTCCCCATGGGAATGTCTGA
- the LOC132192294 gene encoding protein FATTY ACID EXPORT 3, chloroplastic: MTVTLESLAVINPSPNASHGSLPSKNAPMVASLRFAPLLRPRGYRVSVVAKGVSPKGLGVRFLSMDRRSSWNLSIAASAASHEESNTNIEVEKDKDDPKLRAEDSQEAWQEVLDSFREQALKMQSISQEAYEIYSKKAAIILKETSEQLKIQADKATHDLSVIAKEVSEEGKVYITTAAENSPEPVKEIVKIYTTSTDDLSEISRAHDFHVGIPYGLILSLGGFLSFMLTGSVGAIRFGVILGGTLLALSISSLKSYKRGEPSPLALKGQTAIASILFALELRRLFQGPSFLSFVTTLVSGAVVAFYVYTINRDGKKRRGSNLENQTEN; this comes from the exons ATGACTGTGACGTTGGAGTCGCTTGCGGTCATAAACCCTAGCCCGAACGCTAGCCACGGTTCACTGCCATCGAAGAATGCTCCGATGGTGGCGTCTCTACGGTTCGCTCCACTGCTCCGGCCTCGCGGTTACAGAGTCTCGGTTGTGGCTAAAGGCGTTTCTCCCAAAGGGCTTGGGGTGAGGTTTCTTTCTATGGATCGACGGAGCTCGTGGAACCTATCGATTGCAGCTTCCGCAGCTTCTCATGAGGAATCG AATACAAATATTGAAGTGGAGAAGGATAAGGATGATCCCAAGTTGAGGGCTGAAGATTCACAAGAAGCTTGGCAAGAGGTTCTAGATTCTTTCAGAGAACAAGCCTTGAAGATGCAAAGTATTTCCCAAGAAGCATATGAGATATACTCCAAGAAAGCAGCTATCATCCTAAAAGAAACTTCAGAGCAGTTGAAGATACAAGCAGATAAGGCGACGCATGATTTGAGTGTGATAGCGAAGGAAGTTAGTGAAGAAGGTAAAGTATATATAACCACAGCTGCAGAAAATTCGCCTGAACCAGTCAAGGAGATTGTGAAGATATATACTACGTCAACGGATGATCTGAGTGAAATTTCTAGAGCCCATGACTTCCATGTTGGGATACCGTATG GTCTGATCCTTTCTCTTGGTGGCTTTCTTTCCTTCATGCTAACGGGAAGCGTTGGTGCCATTAGGTTTGGTGTTATCCTTGGTGGCACTCTTTTGGCTTTAAGCATTTCGAGTTTGAAATCATATAAAAGAGGAGAACCATCTCCTCTAGCCTTGAAAGGACAGACAG CAATAGCAAGTATATTATTTGCACTGGAGTTACGCAGGCTGTTTCAG GGTCCTTCATTTCTGAGTTTCGTTACAACCCTTGTCAG CGGTGCTGTGGTAGCATTCTATGTCTACACCATCAATCGAGATGGTAAAAAGCGGAGAGGCTCAAACTTGGAAAACCAGACAGAAAATTAG